In one window of Falco biarmicus isolate bFalBia1 chromosome 16, bFalBia1.pri, whole genome shotgun sequence DNA:
- the LOC130159792 gene encoding cryptochrome-1-like, whose protein sequence is MLHRTIHLFQKGLRLHDNPALLAALESSEAIYPVYILDRKFMTSVMHIGALRWHFLLQSLEDLQKNLSQLGSCLLVIQGEYESVLRDHVQKWNITQVTLDAEMEPFYKEMEANIRRLGEELGFEVLSLVGHSLYDTKRILDLNGGSPPLTYKRFLHILSLLGDPEVPVRNITAEDFQRCRAPELCLAECYRVPLPVDLKIPPESLSPWKGGETKGLQRLEQHLTDQGWVASFTKPRTIPNSLLPSTTGLSPYFSMGCLSVRTFFYRLSNIYAQAKHHSLPPVSLQGQLLWREFFYTVASATPNFTKMAGNPICLQISWDEDAERLHKWKTAQTGFPWIDAIMTQLHQEGWIHHLARHAVACFLTRGDLWISWEEGMKVFEELLLDADYSINAGNWMWLSASAFFHQYTRIFCPVHFGRRTDPEGQYVRKYLPVLKNFPSKYIYEPWMASEEEQKQAGCIIGRDYPFPMVNHKEASDHNLQLMKQVREEQYGTAQLTRDDTDDPMEMKVKRDHSEEKVSKRKVARMTE, encoded by the exons ATGCTGCATCGCACTATTCACCTTTTCCAGAAAGGACTTCGGCTTCATGACAACCCGGCGCTGCTGGCTGCCCTCGAGTCCTCGGAGGCCATCTACCCCGTCTACATCCTGGACAGAAAGTTCATGACATCCGTGATGCACATAGGGGCCCTGCGGTGGCATTTTCTGCTGCAGTCCCTGGAGGATCTCCAGAAAAACTTGTCTCAGCTGGGCTCCTGCTTGCTGGTTATTCAAGGAGAATACGAGTCTGTTCTTAGAGATCACGTCCAGAAATGGAATATCACGCAAGTGACTCTGGATGCGGAGATGGAACCGTTTTACAAGGAGATGGAGGCCAACATACGACGTCTCGGAGAAGAGCTGGGCTTTGAGGTCCTTTCCCTGGTGGGCCACAGTCTGTACGACACCAAACG GATTTTGGACCTAAACGGCGGTTCTCCCCCATTAACATACAAGAGATTCCTTCACATTCTGTCTCTGCTCGGTGACCCCGAGGTGCCTGTCCGAAACATTACAGCTGAAGACTTCCA GAGGTGTAGGGCCCCCGAGCTGTGCCTGGCTGAGTGTTACAGGGTGCCTCTCCCTGTGGATTTGAAGATCCCCCCGGAGAGCCTTTCCCCCTGGAAAGGAGGGGAGACCAAAGGGCTGCAGCGCCTGGAGCAACACTTGACTGACCAG ggCTGGGTGGCAAGTTTTACTAAACCAAGAACAATCCCAAATTCGCTGCTTCCAAGCACCACGGGCCTGAGCCCGTATTTCAGTATGGGCTGTCTGTCAGTTCGCACCTTTTTTTATAGGTTGTCAAACATTTATGCTCAG GCCAAGCATCACTCTCTGCCCCCAGTGTCACTGCAAGGGCAGCTTTTGTGGAGGGAATTCTTCTATACGGTGGCATCAGCAACACCAAACTTCACCAAAATGGCTGGGAACCCCATCTGCCTTCAGATCAGTTGGGATGAGGACGCAGAGAGGCTCCACAAATGGAAAACG gcacagacaGGGTTCCCGTGGATCGATGCGATTATGACCCAGCTGCACCAGGAAGGTTGGATCCATCACCTTGCTCGGCACGCTGTCGCCTGCTTCCTGACACGGGGGGACCTTTGGATCAGCTGGGAAGAGGGCATGAAG GTGTTTGAAGAGCTGCTTCTAGATGCTGACTACAGCATCAACGCAGGGAACTGGATGTGGCTGTCGGCCAGCGCATTCTTCCACCAGTACACCCGGATCTTCTGCCCCGTCCACTTCGGGAGGCGCACGGACCCCGAGGGGCAATACGTCCG CAAATACTTGCCTGTACTAAAGAACTTTCCCTCTAAGTACATCTATGAGCCCTGGATGGCATCTgaagaggagcagaagcaaGCGGGATGTATCATAG gtcGAGATTACCCCTTCCCGATGGTGAACCACAAAGAAGCCAGTGATCACAACCTACAGCTGATGAAACAGGTCCGCGAGGAGCAGTACGGAACAGCCCAGCTGACGAGAG ATGATACAGATGACCCAATGGAAATGAAGGTAAAACGTGACcactctgaagaaaaagtttcaaaaagaaaagtggcCAGGATGACAGAATAA